The window AGGTCATCCGCCACCATATCCGCCCCTTCCCGGTCCGCTTTGTTGACCACGAATATATCGGCGATCTCGAGGATGCCGGCCTTCATCGCCTGAATGGCATCGCCCGCCTCCGGCACCAGCACCACCACCACGGTGTCCGCCGCATCCATGATGTCGAGCTCGGTCTGCCCCACGCCCACCGTCTCCACCAGAATGAAGTCCTTGCCGAAGGCATCCATGAGCTTGAGCACCTCCTTTGTGGTGGGCGATAGCCCCCCCCTCCCTTCCCTGGTAGCCATGCTGCGGATGAAAACCCCCTTATCCAAGTAGTGCTGCTGCATCCTGATGCGGTCGCCGAGCACCGCCCCCCCCGAAAATGGACTGGAAGGGTCGCAGGCGATCAAGCCCACCGTGTACCCATCCGCCCGTATAAGAGCGGTCAACCTGTCGGCGATGCTGCTCTTGCCCCCTCCCGACGGGCCGGTAATGCCCACGACGTGGGACTTTCCCAGATTGAAGTTTATCTGGCTCATAATCCGGGGCACCTCGGGGGCATTCCGCTCGAT of the Dehalococcoidia bacterium genome contains:
- the meaB gene encoding methylmalonyl Co-A mutase-associated GTPase MeaB, producing the protein MLDVEEMVKKMIGGDEQCLARLITMIERNAPEVPRIMSQINFNLGKSHVVGITGPSGGGKSSIADRLTALIRADGYTVGLIACDPSSPFSGGAVLGDRIRMQQHYLDKGVFIRSMATREGRGGLSPTTKEVLKLMDAFGKDFILVETVGVGQTELDIMDAADTVVVVLVPEAGDAIQAMKAGILEIADIFVVNKADREGADMVADDLRQVLRLNPKHEWWEVPVLTTEAVNNVGIDRLYQKITNHRKALEEAGQLDIRRKAQRRAEFLEVVERSVRQRILALIRKSEQLTASLERVEHGDIDPYSATNELLASKALLQTWRDTLEREGEETEK